The proteins below are encoded in one region of Lactuca sativa cultivar Salinas chromosome 3, Lsat_Salinas_v11, whole genome shotgun sequence:
- the LOC111915490 gene encoding delta(12)-acyl-lipid-desaturase has translation MATAGALSPNDLDTKYSIKRAPTSKPPFSLSDIKKAIPPHCFQRSLIRSFSYLVFDLIISSILYYLATTYIPQLPHPLPYIVWPVYWFLQGCIFMGLWLIAHECGHHAFSDHVWVEDSIGFVLHSCLLTPYFSWKISHRRHHANTGSLQHDEVYVPKTKSKLASSSFYLDNPIGRSLTLLVKLTLGWYIYLTINAAGRPYDKFASHYDPRSPIFSDSERVLILMSDIGLITFSYMLYKVAMIQGFAWVFCVYGGALMVMNAFLVIITYLHHTHPSLPHYDDSEWNWIKGALSTVDRDYGVLNMVFHNITDTHVLHHLFSYIPHYHAMEATKAIRPILGEFYQSDSTPFFLALWRESKNCLFVEPDNEIDEKKKGIYWFKGQY, from the coding sequence ATGGCCACTGCTGGTGCTTTGAGTCCGAATGATCTAGATACTAAATACAGTATTAAACGAGCCCCTACCTCAAAACCTCCATTTTCGTTATCAGATATCAAGAAAGCCATACCACCTCATTGTTTCCAAAGATCCTTGATTCGATCCTTTTCGTATCTTGTTTTTGATCTCATCATTTCCTCGATCCTCTACTACCTCGCCACAACTTATATTCCACAACTCCCTCACCCTCTCCCTTACATTGTATGGCCGGTTTACTGGTTCCTTCAAGGTTGTATATTCATGGGTCTTTGGCTTATTGCTCATGAATGTGGTCACCATGCCTTTAGTGACCACGTATGGGTCGAGGATTCTATAGGGTTTGTTTTACATTCATGCCTACTAACACCTTACTTTTCCTGGAAAATAAGCCACCGCAGACATCACGCTAACACCGGTTCTCTTCAGCATGATGAAGTATACGTACCGAAGACAAAATCAAAACTTGCTTCTTCCTCGTTTTACCTTGACAACCCAATTGGTCGAAGCTTAACCCTTCTTGTTAAACTAACTCTTGGATGGTACATCTATTTGACAATCAATGCTGCGGGAAGACCGTATGATAAATTTGCAAGCCACTACGATCCTAGAAGCCCGATTTTCTCAGATAGTGAGAGAGTCTTGATCCTCATGTCTGATATCGGACTTATAACATTTTCTTACATGTTGTACAAAGTGGCTATGATTCAAGGGTTCGCTTGGGTTTTCTGTGTGTATGGAGGTGCATTGATGGTCATGAACGCGTTTCTTGTTATCATCACTTACCTTCATCATACTCATCCTTCTTTGCCTCATTATGATGACTCTGAATGGAACTGGATTAAAGGAGCATTGTCTACTGTAGATAGAGATTATGGAGTTTTAAATATGGTGTTCCATAATATTACTGACACACATGTGCTACACCATTTGTTCTCATACATTCCACACTATCATGCCATGGAAGCCACCAAAGCGATCCGCCCTATTCTCGGTGAGTTTTATCAAAGTGATAGCACTCCATTTTTCTTGGCGTTATGGAGAGAATCCAAGAACTGTCTATTCGTTGAGCCGGATAATGAGATCGATGAGAAGAAGAAAGGTATATACTGGTTCAAAGGTCAATATTGA